The window TACAACTGGCCGTGGAAATATGTCCCTCTTCCACATCGGCAACAGGCAATCTATCGCTTTCTATGGCATCCAAAAGATCTAGCATATGTGCTCTTGTGGCAGGTGCCGTATGTAATTCTATATCTTTTTCCTTGAGATCTTCAGGATATTTTTCCCGTTCGTATACCACATCTTGTTGTATGGTCTTGCCATCTCCATAGGGTATAAATTCATATTTGAAGACACTTCCTTTAAAGGTGCCTTTTTCTCCATAAATAAAAAAGGCCCACGGATATTCAGGGTCAGCTGGAGTTCCCCAACTTCGATGTTGCCATACACAATTGAGTTCGTCAAATTCAAAGATCGCTGTCTGCGTATCGGGCGTATTGGCTATGGAGTCCTTTTGTACATAAATGCCGCCGGTGGAGCTTATTTTTTTGGGCCACCCCAGTCCAAGCATCCAACGTACGGTATCAAGCATATGAACGCACATATCACCAACAATACCGTTGCCGTATTCCATAAAGGCACGCCATTTTCTGTGCGGTAGCCCAAAATAGGGTCGTAAGGGGGCGGGTCCGGACCACAGGTCATAATCAAAATAATCAGGTATTTGTTGCGGCGGAGGATTGCCGTTCCAGCGCATATGGTAGTAGCAGCACATTTCCACATGGGATATTTTCCCCAATAGTCCGGCATCGATGATATTTTTTTTGCCCTCGATCAAGTGTGGGGTGCTTCGGCGTTGGGTACCGATCTGAACTTTTCTGCCCAACTTTCTGGCCGTATCCAAAATGGCTTCGCCTTCCATGACATCCAAACTGATGGGCTTTTGGAGATACAAATGGGCGCCAGATTCCATGGCTTCGATGGCCTGAAGGGCATGCCAATGATCGGGCGACCCGATCAGTACAATATCCAGGTTTTTTTCCGCTAACATTTTTCTGTAATCCCGGTAGAGTTTTGGTCTTTTACCGGATTTTTGTCGGAGGGATACCAAAGTTGCCGCTTCTTCCAGTTGTTTTTGGTCCACATCGCACAAAGAAACTACCTCCACGTTGGCGACTTGTATCAGTCTGAACAAATCGCTCTTGCCATACCATCCCGTGCCAATGAGCCCCACCTTCCACTTTTTTGGGGCATATAGCATATCCATACCGTAGGTTCCCATTGATGAAAGGGCCAAAGCGGCACCGGTGCTTTTGATGAAATTTCTACGATTTAGGTATCTATTTTCGGTTTTCATGGCCTTGTGGTCGTAGTTTGTCATCGGGTTGGTACTGTTGGTTGGTTGGTTTGGGTTTAGATCAGTTTTTGGGTCGGTTCAATGTTTTTTGCCTTCTCCTCGTCAAAGCTGTACAGATATGGTGCCTTGTTCGCTGCTCCTGTGTACAGTTTTTCGTGCCTTTTTAAAATTCCCATGCTCAATATTTTGCGTTGAAAGGTGGTTCGTCGCAGCTTCTCGTTCAAAATGGCTTCGTACACCTTGCGAAGTTCCTTCATAGTGAACTTTTCGGGCAGGAGATTAAGGCCAATCGGTTTTTTGCCCAAATCATTGCGAATGGCTTCCAAGGCCTTATCCACGATTTCCTGATGGTCCATCATCAACTTCGGAAGCTTGTTGATACTATACCAATTAATGGAATCCGAATATCTATTGGGGGCTGGCTGTACCTGATTGTAATCGATGAGCGAATAATAGCCCACTGTGATGAACCTTTCGAGTACCCAATGATCATTTGGCATTTCTATCCCCAACGCGCGGGCAATCTCTTTGGTGGTTTCAGGGTCGGACCGATGGAGCCTTCCAAAAGTGTGAAACTGCTCCAAGTGGATCTTGGTCAGACCGGTTCGTTTCATCACCCCTGTTTTTACGGCATCGAGCAAATCCTGATCTCTCCTGATGTAACCACCGGGCAAGGCAA is drawn from Flagellimonas sp. MMG031 and contains these coding sequences:
- a CDS encoding Gfo/Idh/MocA family oxidoreductase, which produces MTNYDHKAMKTENRYLNRRNFIKSTGAALALSSMGTYGMDMLYAPKKWKVGLIGTGWYGKSDLFRLIQVANVEVVSLCDVDQKQLEEAATLVSLRQKSGKRPKLYRDYRKMLAEKNLDIVLIGSPDHWHALQAIEAMESGAHLYLQKPISLDVMEGEAILDTARKLGRKVQIGTQRRSTPHLIEGKKNIIDAGLLGKISHVEMCCYYHMRWNGNPPPQQIPDYFDYDLWSGPAPLRPYFGLPHRKWRAFMEYGNGIVGDMCVHMLDTVRWMLGLGWPKKISSTGGIYVQKDSIANTPDTQTAIFEFDELNCVWQHRSWGTPADPEYPWAFFIYGEKGTFKGSVFKYEFIPYGDGKTIQQDVVYEREKYPEDLKEKDIELHTAPATRAHMLDLLDAIESDRLPVADVEEGHISTASCILANLAMELERPLVYHPEQRVVVDDAEATALLKRDYRGLWEHPFKHKS
- a CDS encoding NUDIX hydrolase, translated to MLPSEDKYLANVSFDTVIFGFTGEELKILVLEYQNSGKFALPGGYIRRDQDLLDAVKTGVMKRTGLTKIHLEQFHTFGRLHRSDPETTKEIARALGIEMPNDHWVLERFITVGYYSLIDYNQVQPAPNRYSDSINWYSINKLPKLMMDHQEIVDKALEAIRNDLGKKPIGLNLLPEKFTMKELRKVYEAILNEKLRRTTFQRKILSMGILKRHEKLYTGAANKAPYLYSFDEEKAKNIEPTQKLI